From one Rhodoferax sp. PAMC 29310 genomic stretch:
- a CDS encoding IS3 family transposase (programmed frameshift) has translation MIRSQGLSISQVCQDMKLGESAVRRWLAQLDAEQLGQLGIGKPLTAEQQRIRQLEAENRQLRGDVDNLKKSVGLLCPGTSMSFQLVEQLQQKAVPVNQVCRVLGVSRSGYYTARKRAQAQPVVCEASVHLRAAFAASGGAYGSRRLRTAVASRGLEIGLYRLRRLMHKNGLRWVWKRKFVHTTYSKHALPISLNVLNRQFNPMRPNQAWVADITYIRTRSGWLYLAVVLDLFARKVVGWAMAPDMQATLVCRALQLAIVQRQPAPGLIVHSDRGSQYASAAHQNLLSKHQLVGSMSRKGNCWNNAVMERFFLNLKMERVWQNDYANHAEAMNDIADYIVSFYNSQRLHSKLGNFPPNAFEQKSAIKQPIGMCEKT, from the exons ATGATCCGCTCCCAAGGCCTGAGCATTAGCCAGGTCTGCCAGGACATGAAGCTGGGCGAGTCGGCAGTGAGACGTTGGCTGGCACAGCTTGATGCGGAGCAACTTGGCCAGCTGGGCATTGGCAAGCCCTTGACCGCTGAGCAGCAGCGCATCCGCCAACTCGAAGCCGAGAACCGGCAACTGCGAGGCGATGTGGATA ATCTTAAAAAAAGCGTCGGCCTTCTTTGCCCGGGAACTTCGATGAGCTTCCAGCTTGTTGAGCAACTGCAGCAGAAGGCCGTGCCAGTTAATCAGGTCTGCCGCGTATTGGGCGTTAGTCGTTCGGGCTATTACACGGCCCGTAAGCGCGCGCAGGCCCAGCCCGTGGTGTGCGAGGCCAGCGTGCACCTGAGGGCCGCGTTTGCGGCCAGTGGAGGGGCTTACGGCAGCCGTCGTTTGCGCACAGCCGTGGCATCGCGCGGGCTCGAAATTGGTCTTTACCGCTTGCGCCGTTTGATGCACAAGAACGGATTGCGCTGGGTGTGGAAGCGCAAATTTGTGCACACTACCTACAGCAAACATGCCCTGCCAATTTCGCTCAATGTGTTGAACCGGCAGTTCAATCCGATGCGGCCCAACCAGGCCTGGGTGGCTGACATTACCTACATCCGTACGCGCAGCGGCTGGCTGTATCTGGCGGTGGTGCTGGACTTGTTTGCACGCAAGGTGGTGGGCTGGGCGATGGCACCGGACATGCAGGCCACACTGGTATGCCGGGCACTGCAACTGGCCATCGTGCAGCGCCAACCGGCGCCGGGTTTGATCGTGCATTCGGATCGCGGCAGCCAGTACGCCAGCGCAGCGCACCAAAATCTGTTGAGCAAGCATCAGTTGGTCGGCAGCATGAGCCGCAAGGGAAATTGCTGGAACAACGCGGTGATGGAGCGCTTCTTCTTGAACTTGAAGATGGAGCGCGTCTGGCAGAACGACTACGCCAACCATGCCGAGGCCATGAACGACATTGCCGACTACATCGTCAGCTTCTATAACAGCCAGCGGCTGCACTCCAAACTGGGCAACTTTCCGCCCAATGCTTTCGAGCAAAAATCGGCAATCAAACAACCTATCGGCATGTGCGAAAAGACTTGA
- a CDS encoding DUF4287 domain-containing protein — translation MATQETVKGPASYFPSIEKKYGKPIAHWMEALKQQGQLKHMELVSYLKTEHQLGHGHANALVAWYMAKK, via the coding sequence ATGGCAACTCAAGAAACGGTTAAGGGTCCGGCTTCCTACTTCCCATCTATTGAGAAGAAGTACGGCAAGCCCATTGCCCACTGGATGGAAGCCCTTAAACAGCAAGGCCAACTCAAACACATGGAGTTGGTCAGCTATCTCAAAACGGAGCATCAGTTGGGTCATGGTCACGCCAACGCTCTGGTCGCTTGGTATATGGCCAAAAAGTAA
- a CDS encoding GFA family protein yields MFSGSCLCGGIRFEIRSSLAPIQVCHCSLCRKAQGGPFATNIPVELSALHFLSGENLLTSYESSPGKQRCFCSRCGSPIFSRKDSLPNIVRVRAGLINEPLLVKPEFHAFVGSKCIWWQINDTLPQFYGLRVATPGA; encoded by the coding sequence ATGTTTAGCGGTAGTTGTTTGTGTGGCGGCATTCGCTTTGAAATCCGCTCTTCGCTTGCGCCAATTCAGGTCTGTCATTGCTCTCTTTGTCGCAAAGCTCAAGGCGGGCCTTTTGCCACAAACATTCCTGTCGAGTTGTCTGCGCTTCATTTCTTGTCCGGCGAAAACCTGCTCACTTCTTACGAGTCGTCGCCGGGGAAACAACGTTGCTTTTGCAGCCGCTGCGGCTCACCAATCTTCAGCCGCAAAGATTCATTGCCAAATATCGTCCGGGTTCGCGCTGGTCTCATCAATGAGCCATTACTCGTCAAACCCGAGTTTCATGCATTCGTTGGTTCCAAATGTATTTGGTGGCAAATCAACGACACTCTCCCACAGTTCTATGGCCTTCGGGTTGCAACGCCAGGCGCATAA
- a CDS encoding 6-carboxytetrahydropterin synthase: MTNKITFVATAAFEAARRIDELPAGHRARQLHGHGFLASLRCCPPPDSAPFPGGELDSLQATLAPAAAKLDYSLLNDQVASPTNPSVARWVQSQCAVPGLSAVALQSTTTEGCEVSASGQVQLWRRYAFHSAHRLPNVPAGHKCGNMHGHAFEAILHMGWDDSAETNSLGYELLDAAWAPIHAQLDHACLNELVGLENPTSEMLSSWIWQRLQPGLPALSGVTVYETASCGAHYDGSTYQIWKELTLDSALRFKHAPEGHPRRLLHGQTYTLRLHLSAPLDEIMGWTVDFGDVKEVFNPLFKMLDHKPLFEIPDLADCDTASIANWVLAKARTALPQLYRVDLFETRGCGVLVSTGQDGPQLPL; encoded by the coding sequence GTGACGAACAAGATTACCTTTGTGGCCACCGCCGCCTTTGAAGCCGCCCGGCGCATTGATGAACTTCCTGCCGGCCACCGCGCCCGCCAGCTGCATGGCCACGGCTTTCTGGCCAGCCTGCGCTGCTGCCCGCCGCCTGACTCAGCGCCATTTCCCGGTGGCGAGTTGGACAGCCTGCAAGCCACGCTGGCGCCTGCGGCCGCCAAGTTGGACTACAGCTTACTCAACGACCAGGTGGCTTCGCCCACCAACCCCAGTGTCGCCCGCTGGGTGCAAAGCCAATGCGCTGTGCCAGGCCTAAGCGCCGTGGCCTTGCAAAGCACCACCACCGAGGGCTGCGAGGTCAGCGCCAGCGGCCAAGTACAACTTTGGCGCCGCTACGCTTTTCACTCCGCCCACCGCCTGCCCAACGTGCCCGCTGGCCACAAATGCGGCAATATGCACGGCCACGCCTTTGAGGCCATTCTTCACATGGGGTGGGACGATTCGGCAGAAACCAACAGCCTGGGTTATGAACTGCTGGACGCCGCCTGGGCGCCCATTCACGCGCAACTCGACCACGCCTGTCTGAACGAGTTAGTGGGGCTGGAAAACCCCACCAGTGAAATGCTCTCCAGCTGGATCTGGCAACGCCTGCAACCCGGCCTGCCCGCCTTGAGCGGGGTCACCGTGTACGAGACGGCCAGTTGCGGCGCTCACTATGACGGCAGCACTTACCAAATCTGGAAAGAGCTGACGCTGGACAGCGCCCTGCGCTTCAAACACGCGCCTGAGGGCCACCCGCGCCGGCTGTTGCACGGCCAAACCTACACCTTGCGTTTGCACCTGAGTGCGCCCCTGGACGAGATCATGGGCTGGACCGTGGACTTTGGTGACGTCAAAGAGGTCTTTAACCCCCTCTTCAAGATGCTGGACCACAAACCCCTGTTCGAGATTCCCGACCTGGCCGATTGCGACACCGCCAGCATCGCCAACTGGGTGCTCGCCAAAGCCCGCACCGCCTTGCCTCAGTTGTACCGCGTTGATTTGTTCGAAACCCGCGGCTGCGGCGTGCTGGTGTCCACGGGGCAGGACGGGCCGCAGTTGCCGCTGTGA
- a CDS encoding acetoacetate--CoA ligase, with product MTPNSAPPFLPQITLYENWLERQRGRRFSSYDALWHWSTTDLNGFWQSVWDYFELSSPTPHSVVCDEAPMPHTQWFVGAQVNYSQQVFRHAEAAHAAGCPAVVSHNETSLGHAPALELSWPELRQQVASLALHLQAQGVLPGDRVAACLPNGPQAAVAFLATASIGAIWSICAPDMGTAAVLDRFQQIEPKALIACDGVVYGGRTLDRTAVVAELCAGLPSLHHVLMHKRLGVSLNAIESIAACVDFTAATARNDAQTAAFEPVWLPFDHPLWIVYSSGTTGLPKPIVHGHGGTMLVALALKGLHNDVGCSYAANSLGERYHWYSSTGWVMWNAQISGLLSGTTICLFDGNPAGRTVDEHGQKLAPDWSTLWRFAADVGATFFGAGAAFYASCQKAGLDLSTVGDLSRIRALASTGSPLSLDAQAWGTQQFASLAGSEAQKDIWWCNISGGTDFAGAFIGGNRNLAQVPGEMQCRLLGCAVQAWDEQGQPVMDEVGELVCTQPIPSMPLYFWGDEGKQRYLSCYFDMYPGVWRHGDWLKVGADGGCVIYGRSDATINRHGLRMGTSELYSAVEALPEVLDSLVVDLEYLGRESYMPLFVVLREGLTLNDDLRTQLVNAIKTALSPRFVPNDIFQVTAVPRTLSGKKQELPIKKLLLGQPLDKVVNREAMANPECLDWYEALANARQTGSVQPHAGKPLA from the coding sequence ATGACACCTAACTCCGCACCGCCCTTCCTGCCTCAAATCACGCTCTATGAAAATTGGTTGGAGCGCCAGCGGGGTCGACGTTTTTCGTCTTACGACGCACTGTGGCATTGGTCCACCACCGACCTCAATGGCTTTTGGCAAAGCGTCTGGGATTACTTCGAGTTGTCCTCACCCACGCCGCATTCGGTGGTTTGTGACGAGGCGCCCATGCCGCACACCCAGTGGTTTGTGGGTGCACAGGTCAACTACTCACAGCAGGTCTTTCGCCACGCCGAGGCGGCCCATGCGGCGGGATGCCCGGCGGTGGTCAGCCACAACGAGACCAGCCTGGGCCACGCGCCCGCTCTTGAACTGAGTTGGCCCGAGTTGCGTCAACAGGTGGCGTCCCTCGCGCTGCATCTGCAAGCGCAGGGCGTGTTGCCCGGCGACCGGGTGGCGGCCTGCCTGCCCAACGGCCCGCAAGCGGCGGTGGCGTTTTTGGCCACGGCCAGCATCGGCGCCATCTGGAGCATTTGCGCCCCCGACATGGGCACCGCGGCAGTGTTGGACCGTTTTCAACAGATTGAGCCCAAGGCGCTGATTGCGTGCGACGGTGTCGTCTATGGCGGGCGCACGCTGGACCGCACGGCGGTGGTGGCCGAGCTGTGCGCGGGCCTGCCTTCGCTGCATCATGTGCTCATGCACAAGCGCCTGGGTGTGTCTTTGAATGCTATTGAATCAATAGCTGCTTGTGTAGACTTTACTGCGGCTACAGCCAGAAATGACGCTCAAACAGCCGCGTTTGAACCGGTGTGGCTGCCGTTTGACCATCCCTTGTGGATCGTCTATTCCAGTGGCACCACCGGTTTGCCCAAGCCCATCGTGCACGGCCACGGCGGCACCATGCTGGTTGCGCTGGCGCTCAAAGGGCTGCACAACGACGTCGGTTGCAGCTACGCGGCCAATTCACTGGGCGAGCGCTACCACTGGTACAGCTCCACCGGTTGGGTCATGTGGAACGCCCAGATTAGCGGCCTGCTCAGCGGCACCACCATCTGCCTGTTTGATGGCAACCCGGCAGGGCGCACGGTGGACGAACACGGTCAAAAACTCGCCCCCGACTGGAGCACGCTGTGGCGCTTTGCGGCCGATGTGGGTGCCACTTTCTTTGGCGCGGGCGCCGCGTTTTACGCCAGTTGCCAGAAAGCGGGGCTGGACTTGTCCACCGTCGGCGACCTGTCCCGCATTCGTGCACTGGCCAGCACCGGCTCGCCCTTGAGTCTGGACGCCCAGGCCTGGGGCACCCAGCAGTTCGCCAGTCTGGCCGGCAGCGAGGCGCAGAAAGACATCTGGTGGTGCAATATCTCCGGCGGCACTGACTTTGCCGGCGCCTTCATCGGTGGCAACCGAAACCTGGCGCAGGTGCCGGGCGAAATGCAGTGCCGCCTGCTGGGATGCGCCGTGCAGGCCTGGGACGAGCAGGGCCAGCCCGTGATGGACGAGGTGGGCGAGCTGGTCTGCACCCAGCCCATTCCCAGCATGCCCTTGTACTTTTGGGGCGACGAAGGCAAGCAGCGCTACCTGTCGTGCTACTTTGACATGTACCCCGGCGTCTGGCGCCATGGTGATTGGCTCAAAGTAGGCGCCGACGGCGGTTGCGTCATTTACGGCCGCAGCGACGCAACCATCAACCGCCACGGCCTGCGCATGGGCACCAGCGAGTTGTACAGCGCGGTCGAGGCCTTGCCCGAGGTGCTGGACTCCTTGGTGGTTGATCTGGAATACCTCGGGCGTGAAAGCTATATGCCGCTGTTTGTGGTGCTGCGCGAGGGACTGACCTTGAACGACGACTTGCGCACTCAGCTGGTGAACGCCATCAAGACCGCGCTTTCACCCCGCTTTGTGCCCAACGACATCTTTCAGGTGACCGCCGTGCCCCGCACCTTGTCGGGCAAAAAGCAGGAGCTGCCCATCAAAAAACTGCTGCTCGGTCAGCCGCTGGACAAGGTCGTGAATCGCGAAGCCATGGCCAACCCTGAGTGCTTGGACTGGTACGAGGCGCTAGCCAACGCCCGCCAAACCGGGTCGGTTCAGCCGCATGCCGGCAAGCCTCTGGCATAA
- a CDS encoding bifunctional diguanylate cyclase/phosphodiesterase, which yields MSYASDTPADSAQQLQRAALVTSAAVLQRQRRVAHELAQAQAALKALTQAQAQALSLLHSTLEASPDAVGAYDLSDRLIAYNQSYLQLWQLSPEMIETTDPSVLRLHLESQVTTPERLTMWSDDVYGPCVEVTRVDGRLMERRARPQMLHGSQVGVVFHWRDITGRRRDETQRQRLTHFLERSVNEIYLFDPVNLKFEYANAGALRNLGYDLPTLRRMTPVDLAPDFDETQLRQLLEPLLQGSTELLVFETVHQRADQSLYNVQINLQSDNSGERPLLMALVLDITERKRSEALIWNQAHFDVLTQLPNRVMLQESLSQEIAKAQRNSQKLAVLFIDLDKFKEVNDMLGHAQGDQLLRQASQRIRTCVRASDSVARMGGDEFVVLLSELQDGRMASDVAQALIDQLTLPFALDAGEVVVSGSIGITLYPDDAQSSEVLLKNADQAMYLSKTRGRNQFSYFTRELEQSAQRRMHMIAQLRQALVLGQFEVHFQPIVDMADGQIHKAEALIRWNHPVLGAVSPVEFIPLAEESGLIVPIGDWVFDEAVRWVKRWRETQRRDFQVSVNKSPVQFQREKGFTGTWQNKLHEQGLPGNCITMEITEGLLIDANTDVQTILKNCREAGIEVAIDDFGTGYSSLAYLKRFEVDYVKIDRSFVSNLAPGSSDLALTQAIIAMAHALKLKVIAEGVETAEQRDLLKQAGCDYAQGYLFARPMPPADLENLLSALPSA from the coding sequence ATGAGTTACGCCAGCGACACACCAGCAGATTCAGCGCAGCAGTTGCAACGGGCCGCGCTGGTGACGTCGGCGGCCGTGCTGCAACGCCAGCGGCGGGTGGCCCACGAGCTGGCGCAGGCCCAAGCAGCGCTGAAGGCGCTCACCCAGGCGCAGGCCCAGGCACTGTCGCTACTGCACTCCACGCTGGAGGCTTCGCCCGACGCCGTCGGGGCCTACGATTTGTCGGACCGGTTGATTGCCTACAACCAGTCCTATTTGCAGCTATGGCAGCTCAGTCCCGAGATGATCGAGACGACCGACCCGAGCGTCCTGCGGTTGCATCTCGAAAGCCAGGTCACCACACCCGAGCGGCTCACCATGTGGTCCGACGACGTTTACGGACCGTGTGTGGAGGTGACCCGGGTGGACGGGCGGCTGATGGAGCGCCGCGCTCGTCCACAAATGCTGCATGGCAGCCAGGTGGGTGTGGTCTTTCACTGGCGTGACATCACTGGGCGGCGACGCGACGAGACGCAACGCCAACGTCTGACCCATTTTCTGGAACGCAGCGTCAACGAAATTTACCTGTTCGACCCGGTCAATCTGAAGTTTGAGTACGCTAACGCAGGAGCATTGCGCAACCTCGGTTATGACCTGCCCACCTTGCGCCGGATGACCCCCGTGGATTTGGCGCCAGATTTCGACGAAACGCAGCTTCGCCAGCTGCTTGAGCCGCTGCTGCAAGGAAGTACCGAGCTGTTGGTGTTTGAGACCGTTCATCAGCGGGCCGACCAGTCGCTCTACAACGTACAAATCAACCTGCAGTCGGACAACAGCGGCGAGCGCCCCTTGCTGATGGCCTTGGTTCTGGACATCACCGAGCGCAAGCGCTCTGAAGCATTGATCTGGAACCAGGCCCACTTTGATGTGCTCACACAGTTGCCCAACCGAGTCATGTTGCAAGAGAGTCTGAGCCAGGAAATCGCCAAAGCGCAGCGCAACAGTCAAAAGCTGGCGGTCCTGTTCATTGACCTGGACAAGTTCAAGGAGGTCAACGACATGCTGGGCCACGCCCAGGGCGACCAGTTGCTGCGTCAGGCCTCGCAGCGCATTCGTACCTGTGTGCGCGCCAGCGACTCGGTGGCGCGCATGGGGGGTGACGAGTTTGTGGTTTTGTTGTCTGAGTTGCAAGATGGCCGCATGGCCAGCGACGTGGCCCAGGCTTTGATTGACCAACTGACATTGCCGTTTGCGCTGGACGCAGGCGAAGTCGTCGTGTCCGGCAGCATTGGCATCACGCTCTACCCCGACGATGCTCAGAGCAGCGAAGTCTTGCTCAAGAACGCCGACCAGGCGATGTACCTCAGCAAAACCCGGGGGCGCAACCAGTTCAGCTATTTCACACGGGAGTTGGAGCAGTCCGCGCAGCGGCGCATGCACATGATTGCTCAGCTGCGCCAAGCCTTGGTGCTGGGGCAGTTCGAGGTGCATTTCCAGCCCATTGTGGACATGGCCGATGGGCAGATTCATAAAGCCGAGGCCTTGATTCGCTGGAATCACCCGGTTTTGGGAGCGGTGTCACCGGTCGAGTTCATTCCCCTGGCTGAAGAATCCGGCTTGATCGTGCCCATTGGCGACTGGGTGTTTGACGAGGCGGTGCGCTGGGTCAAGCGCTGGCGCGAGACCCAGCGCCGTGATTTCCAGGTCAGCGTTAACAAATCGCCGGTGCAGTTTCAGCGTGAAAAAGGCTTCACCGGCACTTGGCAGAATAAATTGCACGAGCAAGGCTTGCCGGGAAATTGCATCACCATGGAGATCACCGAAGGACTGTTGATTGACGCCAATACCGACGTGCAAACCATTCTGAAAAACTGTCGTGAAGCGGGTATTGAAGTCGCCATCGACGACTTTGGCACCGGTTATTCCTCGCTGGCCTATTTGAAGCGCTTTGAGGTTGACTACGTCAAGATCGATCGCTCCTTTGTCTCCAACCTGGCCCCCGGTTCCAGTGACTTGGCGCTCACCCAAGCGATCATCGCGATGGCGCACGCCCTCAAGCTCAAAGTGATCGCTGAAGGGGTTGAGACCGCAGAGCAGCGCGATTTGCTGAAGCAGGCGGGTTGCGACTACGCGCAGGGCTACCTCTTTGCCCGGCCGATGCCTCCGGCCGATCTGGAAAATCTGCTGAGTGCCTTGCCCAGTGCGTGA
- a CDS encoding cobalamin-independent methionine synthase II family protein: protein MPTVPDHVGLPTEPIGSIPRPPALIEARRAYEAGTLPLAELDALCDEAIRDTLARFEATGSPVITDGEQRKYHNFASYCVHGLPNFAPDGFKLQFVNHFRLWPRLTAGPFRYQQKGDDYLRRARALTILPLKQAIISPSALSLFYPAEPLPDYSREQFIEDLLAEHTSEIRACLSEGAHTVQIDFTEGRLAYKLDPTGGVLNSFVQLNNMALDHFTPLERQRIGVHTCPGGDCDSTHSADVDYAELLPSLFELNAGNFFIALAREPDPERVLKMIATYLKPDQRAFVGVIDPLDPRIETPEVVRDRVLMAARHIPLAQLGTTDDCGFAPFSDDVTTSRDTAFAKIQSRVLGTRLASELLLG from the coding sequence ATGCCAACTGTGCCCGACCATGTGGGATTGCCCACCGAACCCATTGGCAGCATTCCCAGGCCACCGGCCCTGATCGAAGCGCGACGCGCCTATGAAGCCGGCACTCTGCCGTTGGCCGAGCTCGACGCCTTGTGCGACGAGGCCATTCGCGACACGCTGGCCCGGTTCGAGGCCACGGGCTCGCCAGTCATCACCGACGGTGAACAGCGCAAGTACCACAACTTTGCCAGCTACTGCGTGCACGGCCTGCCCAACTTTGCACCCGACGGCTTCAAGCTGCAGTTCGTCAACCACTTCCGGTTGTGGCCACGGCTGACGGCCGGCCCGTTTCGCTACCAGCAAAAGGGGGACGACTACTTGCGCCGGGCGCGGGCGCTCACCATTTTGCCACTCAAGCAGGCCATCATCTCTCCGTCCGCGCTCAGCCTGTTTTACCCGGCTGAGCCGCTGCCGGATTACAGCCGTGAACAATTCATTGAGGACTTGCTGGCCGAACACACCTCAGAGATACGGGCCTGCCTCAGTGAGGGCGCCCACACCGTGCAGATTGACTTCACCGAAGGCCGACTGGCCTACAAGCTGGACCCCACCGGCGGCGTGCTGAACAGTTTTGTGCAATTGAACAACATGGCGCTGGACCACTTCACGCCGCTGGAGCGTCAGCGCATTGGGGTGCACACCTGCCCCGGCGGCGACTGCGACTCCACCCACAGCGCCGATGTGGATTACGCCGAGCTGCTGCCCAGCCTGTTTGAGCTCAATGCGGGCAACTTCTTCATTGCCCTGGCCCGCGAGCCCGACCCCGAGCGGGTGCTGAAGATGATTGCCACCTACCTCAAACCCGACCAACGCGCGTTTGTGGGTGTCATTGACCCGCTGGATCCGCGCATTGAGACGCCAGAAGTGGTGCGCGACCGCGTGTTGATGGCCGCCCGCCACATCCCTTTGGCGCAGCTGGGTACCACCGACGACTGCGGCTTTGCGCCGTTCTCGGATGACGTGACAACCTCACGTGACACGGCGTTTGCCAAAATTCAAAGTCGGGTGCTGGGCACGCGTTTGGCGAGCGAACTGTTGTTGGGTTGA
- a CDS encoding hotdog fold thioesterase: protein MSIWKKPISVEGLTAFSANCAVSHLGIEFLEVGDDFLRARVPVDERTKQPYGLLHGGVSVVLAETLGSSGAYCACPEGYKAVGLDINANHLRAATSGWVTGTAKAVHVGRTTQVWQIDMVNDAGELTCVSRITMAILAPR, encoded by the coding sequence ATGTCTATCTGGAAAAAGCCCATCTCGGTCGAGGGCCTGACCGCGTTCAGCGCGAACTGCGCGGTATCGCATCTGGGCATTGAGTTTCTGGAGGTGGGTGACGATTTTTTGCGTGCCCGTGTGCCGGTGGATGAGCGCACCAAACAACCTTACGGCCTGCTGCACGGCGGGGTGAGTGTGGTGCTGGCCGAAACGCTGGGGTCGAGCGGCGCTTACTGTGCCTGCCCGGAGGGCTACAAGGCCGTGGGTCTGGACATCAACGCCAACCACTTGCGCGCCGCCACCAGTGGCTGGGTCACCGGCACGGCCAAGGCCGTGCATGTGGGGCGCACCACGCAGGTGTGGCAGATTGACATGGTGAACGACGCGGGTGAGTTGACCTGCGTGTCCCGCATCACGATGGCGATTTTGGCGCCCCGCTAA
- a CDS encoding 6-phosphofructokinase: protein MTKTIKRIAINTGGGDAPGLNAVIQAVTIAADNLGWECYGIRDGFNGILFPERYVKGGVNRLTRDTVRGIGHLGGTILGTTNKGNPLSYPVKQADGSTRHVDRSEEILAYFATHEIDALVAVGGDGSLTIANALHQKGLAVVGVPKTIDNDLDKTFTTFGFDTAVSFATECIDRLHSTAESHQRVIVVEVMGRYAGWIALHAGIAGNAHAILIPEIAFDIEKVAQKIQTRDANGHLYSLVVVAEGAIALDGKRDVAAPAEKGHVERLGGIGEHVAQALQAITGKDTRAVVLGHLLRGGSPTAFDRLAALRFGAAAVRALDEGQRGIMVALGFPGVTYVALEEVAGRMKAVPLDGDTLQTGRDLGICFGD, encoded by the coding sequence ATGACCAAGACCATCAAACGCATTGCCATCAACACCGGCGGAGGCGACGCCCCCGGCCTCAATGCCGTGATTCAGGCGGTGACCATTGCCGCCGACAACCTGGGCTGGGAGTGCTACGGCATTCGGGACGGCTTCAACGGCATTCTGTTTCCCGAGCGCTATGTCAAGGGCGGCGTCAATCGGCTCACCCGCGACACCGTGCGCGGTATTGGCCACCTGGGTGGCACCATTTTGGGCACCACCAACAAGGGCAACCCGCTGAGCTACCCGGTCAAGCAGGCCGATGGCAGCACCCGCCATGTGGACCGATCAGAGGAGATCTTGGCTTACTTCGCCACCCACGAGATCGATGCCTTGGTGGCGGTGGGCGGTGACGGCTCATTGACCATTGCCAACGCCTTGCATCAAAAAGGACTGGCGGTGGTTGGCGTGCCCAAGACCATTGACAACGATCTGGACAAAACCTTCACCACCTTTGGCTTTGACACGGCGGTGTCCTTTGCCACCGAGTGCATCGACCGCCTGCACAGCACCGCCGAGAGCCACCAGCGGGTGATCGTGGTGGAGGTGATGGGCCGCTACGCCGGCTGGATTGCGCTGCACGCCGGTATCGCGGGCAACGCCCATGCCATTCTGATACCCGAAATTGCGTTTGATATTGAAAAAGTGGCGCAAAAAATTCAGACCCGGGACGCCAACGGCCATCTTTACTCCCTGGTGGTGGTGGCCGAAGGTGCCATTGCCCTGGACGGCAAACGCGATGTGGCCGCCCCGGCAGAAAAAGGCCATGTGGAGCGGCTGGGTGGCATTGGCGAACACGTGGCCCAAGCCCTGCAAGCGATCACCGGCAAAGACACCCGCGCCGTCGTGTTGGGCCACTTGCTGCGCGGTGGCAGCCCCACCGCGTTTGACCGGCTTGCCGCCCTGCGCTTTGGTGCGGCGGCGGTGCGGGCGCTGGATGAAGGCCAGCGCGGCATCATGGTGGCACTGGGTTTTCCGGGTGTGACATACGTAGCGCTGGAGGAGGTGGCTGGGCGCATGAAAGCCGTGCCGCTAGACGGCGACACCCTGCAAACCGGGCGCGACCTGGGCATTTGCTTTGGTGATTAA
- a CDS encoding response regulator transcription factor translates to MNRAAIHIVDDDPDIRDGLAWLFDSRGYQAATWDGGAAFLDGARALQADWGHAVVLLDIRMEPLSGLVTFERLKALACPWPVMFLTGNGDVSTAVAAVKSGAWDFMEKPFQDNELVDRIEQALAAASKVSTSDQESRRLKQALASLSPREREVLDELIRGHYNKNIADHLGITPRTVEFHRANIFEKMGVSTAVELAHQLGRLEPMGTTSAPVPKATGD, encoded by the coding sequence ATGAACCGCGCTGCCATCCATATTGTTGACGACGACCCCGATATCCGGGATGGCCTGGCTTGGCTGTTTGACTCGCGTGGCTACCAGGCGGCCACCTGGGACGGCGGTGCCGCATTTTTGGACGGTGCACGCGCCCTGCAAGCGGACTGGGGTCATGCCGTGGTGCTGTTGGATATTCGCATGGAGCCCCTGTCAGGGCTGGTGACTTTTGAGCGTCTCAAGGCCCTGGCCTGCCCGTGGCCGGTGATGTTTCTGACCGGCAATGGTGACGTGAGCACCGCGGTGGCCGCCGTGAAAAGTGGGGCCTGGGATTTCATGGAAAAGCCCTTTCAGGACAACGAACTGGTGGACCGCATTGAGCAGGCCTTGGCGGCGGCCAGCAAGGTGTCCACCTCGGACCAGGAAAGCCGCCGTCTCAAGCAGGCCCTGGCGTCCCTGAGTCCGCGCGAGCGCGAGGTTCTGGATGAGTTGATTCGGGGCCACTACAACAAGAACATTGCCGATCACCTCGGCATCACGCCGCGCACGGTGGAGTTTCACCGTGCCAATATTTTTGAAAAAATGGGAGTCAGCACGGCGGTGGAGCTGGCCCATCAACTCGGGCGTCTGGAGCCGATGGGCACAACCAGCGCGCCCGTGCCCAAAGCGACAGGCGACTAA